The uncultured Cohaesibacter sp. genome window below encodes:
- the sucD gene encoding succinate--CoA ligase subunit alpha codes for MSILVNKDTKIIVQGLTGKTGTFHTEQALCYFGTKMVAGVHPKKGGETWSSGVECAAELPIFKTVKDAKDATGATASVIYVPPAGAAAAIIEAIDAGVEFITCITEGIPVVDMVKVKRRLEDSNSRLLGPNCPGVLTPEECKIGIMPGSIFKKGSVGIVSRSGTLTYEAVFQTTNEGLGQTTAVGIGGDPVKGTEFIDVLDLFLDDPETESIIMIGEIGGSAEEEASEWLKEQASKGRKKPMVGFIAGRTAPPGRTMGHAGAVISGGKGGAEDKIAAMESAGIRVSPSPASLGTTLVDLLKGK; via the coding sequence ATGTCGATTCTTGTCAACAAAGACACCAAAATCATCGTGCAGGGCCTGACCGGCAAGACCGGCACGTTCCACACGGAACAGGCTCTTTGCTACTTCGGTACGAAAATGGTTGCGGGTGTTCATCCCAAGAAGGGTGGGGAAACCTGGTCTTCCGGGGTCGAGTGTGCCGCAGAACTGCCCATTTTCAAGACTGTAAAGGATGCCAAGGACGCCACCGGCGCCACCGCTTCGGTCATCTATGTGCCGCCCGCAGGGGCTGCTGCTGCGATCATCGAAGCGATTGATGCCGGGGTAGAGTTCATCACCTGCATCACCGAGGGCATTCCTGTGGTGGACATGGTGAAGGTGAAGCGGCGCCTGGAGGATTCCAACTCCCGCCTGCTTGGCCCGAACTGCCCGGGTGTTCTGACCCCTGAAGAATGCAAGATCGGCATCATGCCGGGTTCCATCTTCAAGAAAGGGTCCGTGGGTATTGTTTCACGCTCAGGTACACTTACCTATGAGGCAGTGTTCCAGACGACGAATGAGGGGCTGGGCCAGACCACGGCTGTCGGTATCGGCGGTGATCCGGTCAAGGGCACCGAGTTTATCGATGTGCTGGACCTGTTCCTGGATGATCCTGAAACCGAGTCGATCATCATGATTGGTGAAATCGGTGGTTCCGCGGAAGAGGAAGCGTCCGAGTGGCTCAAGGAGCAGGCATCCAAGGGTCGCAAGAAGCCCATGGTTGGCTTCATTGCCGGCCGCACGGCGCCTCCGGGGCGTACGATGGGCCATGCCGGCGCCGTGATTTCTGGCGGCAAAGGTGGGGCCGAAGATAAAATTGCTGCGATGGAAAGCGCAGGGATTCGCGTTTCGCCTTCCCCGGCAAGTCTCGGTACCACTTTGGTTGACTTGCTCAAAGGTAAGTAA
- a CDS encoding 2-oxoglutarate dehydrogenase E1 component, with translation MARQDANEAFALSSFLYGGNASYIEDLYARFQEDPTSVAEEWRVFFRDLQDNKNDIVANAKGASWKRADWPPATNGELVSALAGGDFVVDEKKLGDKLKSKAQSQGVELTDAAVQQATRDSVRALMMIRAYRMRGHLHADLDPLNLADAKDHEELHPSSYGFTEADYSRKIFIDHVLGLEFATIPEMLEILRRTYCSTLGVEFMHISDPAEKSWIQERIEGPDKHIAFTNNGKKAILYKLVEAEGFEKFLDLKYTGTKRFGLDGGESLIPALEQIIKRGGAMGVKQIVFGMAHRGRLNVLSQVMGKPHRAIFHEFKGGSITPDDVEGSGDVKYHLGASSDRAFDDNNVHLSLTANPSHLEIVNPVVLGKARAKQDQLSAHDGKFIETTQVDRTSVLPLLIHGDAAFAGQGVVAECFGLSGLRGHRTGGSIHFIINNQIGFTTYPRFSRSSPYPSDLAKMIEAPIFHCNGDDPESVVFAAKIATEFRQLFGKPVVIDMFCYRRFGHNEGDEPAFTQPLMYKKIRQHPTSLQHYADKLIAEGVITQDDFDQMRADVRKMLDDEFEAGQSFSPNKADWFDGKWSGLTTASAEDDRRSGNTGVDVETLREVGNKLTTVPESFNVHRTVQRFLDNRAKMMETGEGIDWATAESLAFGTLVREGHPVRLSGQDSERGTFSQRHTVLYDQQDESRYIPLNHVAEGQNRYEVINSMLSEEAVLGFEYGYSLAEPGGLTMWEAQFGDFANGAQVVFDQFLSSAERKWLRASGLVVLLPHGYEGQGPEHSSARLERYLQSCAEDNIQVANCTTPANYFHILRRQVKRSFRKPLILMTPKSLLRHKRAISNLAELGAGSTFHRVLWDDAEIRPNQEIKLTSDDKIRRVILCTGKVYYDLYEERERRGINDVYIMRVEQLYPFPAKTLIKELSRFKQADMVWCQEEPKNQGSWTFIEPYMEWVLNQIDASVKRPTYAGRPASAATATGLMSRHQAQLKAFLDDAFAE, from the coding sequence ATGGCACGTCAGGACGCAAATGAAGCGTTCGCGTTATCTTCTTTCCTCTATGGAGGTAACGCGTCCTATATCGAAGATCTTTATGCCCGTTTTCAGGAAGATCCAACATCCGTTGCAGAAGAGTGGCGAGTCTTCTTCAGGGATCTGCAGGATAACAAGAACGATATTGTCGCAAACGCAAAGGGGGCTTCGTGGAAGCGCGCAGACTGGCCTCCCGCGACCAATGGTGAGTTGGTCTCGGCACTTGCTGGCGGTGATTTTGTTGTTGATGAGAAGAAACTGGGCGATAAGCTGAAAAGCAAGGCGCAGAGTCAGGGTGTGGAACTGACTGATGCTGCTGTCCAGCAGGCGACGCGGGATTCTGTCCGCGCCCTCATGATGATCCGTGCCTACCGCATGCGCGGCCATCTGCATGCAGATCTCGATCCGCTCAATCTGGCCGATGCGAAGGATCACGAAGAGCTGCATCCTTCGTCCTACGGCTTTACGGAAGCTGATTATTCCCGCAAGATTTTCATCGACCATGTTCTCGGGCTTGAGTTTGCAACCATCCCGGAAATGCTCGAAATTCTGCGCCGGACCTATTGCTCCACCCTCGGGGTGGAGTTCATGCACATTTCGGATCCGGCTGAGAAGTCTTGGATTCAGGAACGCATCGAAGGGCCGGACAAGCACATCGCCTTCACCAACAACGGCAAGAAGGCCATTCTCTACAAGCTGGTGGAAGCAGAAGGCTTCGAGAAATTCCTCGACCTCAAATACACCGGCACCAAGCGTTTTGGTCTTGATGGCGGTGAGTCTCTCATTCCCGCGCTGGAGCAGATCATCAAACGCGGTGGCGCCATGGGCGTCAAACAGATCGTATTCGGCATGGCCCACCGCGGCCGCCTCAACGTTCTCAGCCAGGTGATGGGCAAACCGCACCGCGCCATTTTCCATGAATTCAAGGGTGGCTCGATCACGCCGGATGACGTGGAAGGCTCGGGTGACGTGAAGTATCACCTTGGCGCTTCTTCGGACCGTGCGTTCGACGACAACAACGTGCATCTGTCGCTGACTGCAAACCCGTCGCATCTGGAAATCGTCAACCCGGTTGTTCTGGGCAAGGCGCGCGCCAAGCAGGATCAGCTGTCCGCTCACGATGGCAAGTTCATCGAGACCACTCAGGTGGATCGCACGTCGGTTCTGCCACTGCTCATCCATGGTGATGCCGCTTTTGCAGGGCAGGGCGTTGTGGCAGAGTGTTTCGGTCTTTCCGGCCTCAGAGGGCATCGGACCGGCGGGTCCATCCACTTCATCATCAACAACCAGATTGGTTTTACGACCTATCCGCGCTTCTCGCGGTCGTCGCCGTATCCGTCCGACCTGGCCAAGATGATTGAAGCCCCGATCTTCCACTGTAACGGTGATGATCCGGAATCCGTGGTGTTCGCCGCGAAGATCGCGACGGAATTCCGTCAGCTGTTTGGCAAGCCGGTCGTGATCGACATGTTCTGCTATCGTCGCTTCGGTCATAACGAAGGTGACGAGCCGGCCTTTACCCAGCCGCTGATGTACAAGAAGATTCGTCAGCATCCGACGAGCCTGCAGCATTATGCCGACAAGCTGATCGCTGAAGGCGTGATCACCCAGGACGACTTCGATCAGATGCGGGCTGACGTTCGCAAGATGCTCGATGACGAGTTCGAGGCTGGTCAGAGCTTCTCGCCGAACAAGGCCGACTGGTTCGACGGCAAATGGTCCGGTCTGACGACCGCCAGTGCCGAAGACGATCGTCGATCCGGCAATACGGGCGTCGATGTGGAAACCCTGCGCGAGGTTGGCAACAAGCTGACCACGGTCCCAGAAAGTTTCAATGTGCATCGCACGGTGCAGCGCTTCCTCGATAACCGCGCCAAGATGATGGAAACCGGTGAAGGCATCGATTGGGCCACCGCCGAATCCCTCGCCTTCGGTACGCTGGTTCGCGAAGGTCATCCGGTTCGCCTGTCCGGTCAGGACAGTGAACGCGGTACCTTCTCCCAGCGTCACACTGTGCTGTATGATCAGCAGGACGAAAGCCGCTATATTCCGCTCAACCATGTCGCCGAAGGGCAGAACCGCTATGAGGTCATCAACTCGATGCTCTCGGAAGAGGCTGTTCTCGGCTTCGAATATGGCTATTCGCTAGCGGAGCCGGGCGGTCTGACGATGTGGGAAGCCCAGTTCGGTGACTTCGCCAACGGTGCTCAGGTGGTCTTTGACCAGTTCCTCAGCTCGGCAGAGCGCAAGTGGTTGCGTGCTTCCGGTTTGGTGGTGCTGCTGCCGCATGGCTACGAAGGGCAGGGTCCGGAACACAGTTCCGCCCGTCTGGAGCGCTATCTGCAGTCTTGCGCCGAGGATAACATCCAGGTCGCTAACTGCACCACACCAGCCAACTATTTCCATATTCTGCGCCGTCAGGTGAAACGCAGCTTCCGCAAGCCGCTGATCCTGATGACTCCGAAGAGCCTTCTGCGCCACAAGCGGGCCATTTCCAACCTGGCTGAACTGGGTGCGGGCAGCACGTTCCATCGTGTGCTCTGGGATGATGCGGAAATCAGACCAAACCAGGAAATCAAACTGACCTCGGACGACAAGATCCGTCGCGTCATTTTGTGCACCGGCAAGGTTTATTACGATCTTTATGAAGAGCGCGAGAGACGCGGCATCAATGATGTCTACATCATGCGTGTCGAGCAGCTCTATCCGTTCCCGGCAAAGACCCTGATCAAGGAGCTGAGCCGCTTCAAACAGGCCGATATGGTCTGGTGTCAGGAAGAACCGAAGAACCAGGGGTCCTGGACCTTCATCGAGCCTTACATGGAATGGGTTCTCAATCAGATTGATGCGAGTGTCAAACGGCCGACCTACGCTGGGCGTCCGGCATCCGCAGCGACAGCGACCGGTCTTATGAGCCGACATCAGGCTCAGCTCAAGGCCTTCCTTGATGATGCGTTTGCCGAGTAA
- the zapE gene encoding cell division protein ZapE: MTGELGDISVSDFYDSKVRHGEIEADTDQRALAVRFDRLLEQVSEKRLSRKTSSLGWLFAKRQPAEPVRGLYIWGEVGRGKTMIMDLFFEIVPVRRKGRFHFHEFMRDMHARIKQARADIASGKIKGDDPIRPVAEDLCKEVRLLCFDEFSVTDIADAMLLGRLFSRLFADGVVVVATSNVEPNLLYKDGLNRQLFVPFIGLLQQHCEVVRLSSRTDFRMEKLGGQPVYLFPDGLETRQRFQSMWETVIEGPCAPSDAVEVQGRSIHVPQAYHGMARFSFADLCAKPLGASDYLRLCELYHTVFIEGIPCFERSMRNEAKRFIILIDTFYDNHLRIIALAEASQFELGSLLNGTEAFEFDRTASRLTEMQSDEYLDKCLGL; this comes from the coding sequence CTGTCCGCTTTGACCGTCTGCTGGAACAGGTGAGTGAAAAGCGCCTGTCCCGCAAGACCTCTTCCCTTGGCTGGCTGTTTGCCAAGCGCCAGCCTGCCGAGCCCGTTCGGGGGCTCTATATCTGGGGCGAGGTCGGTCGTGGCAAGACCATGATCATGGACCTGTTTTTCGAGATCGTGCCGGTCAGGCGCAAGGGGCGGTTCCATTTTCACGAGTTCATGCGCGACATGCATGCTCGCATCAAGCAGGCGCGGGCCGACATTGCCAGCGGCAAGATCAAGGGTGATGATCCGATCAGGCCGGTGGCCGAGGATCTGTGCAAGGAAGTGCGGTTGCTGTGTTTTGACGAGTTCAGCGTCACAGACATTGCCGATGCCATGCTGCTGGGGCGCCTGTTCTCGCGGTTGTTTGCCGATGGCGTGGTGGTGGTGGCCACGTCGAATGTCGAGCCGAACCTGCTCTACAAGGATGGCCTCAACCGACAGCTGTTTGTGCCTTTCATCGGTCTTTTGCAGCAGCATTGCGAGGTGGTTCGACTATCCTCCCGCACGGATTTCCGGATGGAGAAGCTTGGTGGCCAGCCTGTCTATCTGTTTCCTGACGGGTTGGAAACGCGGCAGCGGTTCCAGTCGATGTGGGAGACGGTGATCGAGGGGCCGTGTGCTCCCAGTGATGCGGTGGAAGTGCAGGGCCGGAGCATTCACGTGCCACAGGCCTATCATGGCATGGCCCGGTTTTCCTTTGCGGACCTTTGCGCCAAACCGCTGGGGGCGTCAGACTATCTGCGCCTCTGCGAGCTCTATCATACGGTGTTTATCGAAGGGATTCCGTGCTTCGAACGCTCCATGCGCAACGAAGCAAAGCGCTTCATCATCCTGATTGATACTTTCTATGACAATCATCTCAGGATCATCGCTCTGGCGGAGGCATCGCAGTTCGAACTGGGCAGTCTGCTCAATGGAACGGAAGCCTTCGAATTCGACAGAACAGCGTCCCGTCTCACGGAGATGCAGTCGGATGAGTATCTCGATAAGTGCTTGGGCTTATAA
- the mdh gene encoding malate dehydrogenase produces the protein MARKKIALIGSGQIGGTLAHLASLSEMGDVVLFDIAEGTPEGKALDIAESSPVDGFDAKLSGTQSYEAIAGADVVIVTAGVPRKPGMSRDDLVEINLKVMQQVGAGIGKYAPDAFVICITNPLDAMVWALQKFSGLPANKVVGMAGVLDSARFRYFLADEFDVSVKDVTAFVLGGHGDTMVPLIRYSTVAGIPLPDLIKMGWITESRLEEIVQRTRDGGAEIVKLLKTGSAFYAPAASAIAMAESYLKDKKRVMPCAAFLSGEYGVDGMYVGVPTVIGAGGIERIVEIEMDKDEKAQFDHSVDSVKGLIEACIRLAPELA, from the coding sequence ATGGCGCGGAAGAAAATTGCACTCATCGGATCAGGCCAAATCGGCGGCACTCTGGCACACCTGGCAAGCTTGAGCGAAATGGGCGACGTCGTCCTTTTCGACATTGCTGAAGGGACACCGGAAGGTAAAGCTCTCGATATCGCTGAATCGTCTCCAGTAGACGGCTTCGATGCTAAACTGTCTGGTACTCAGTCCTACGAAGCCATTGCTGGCGCTGACGTCGTGATCGTCACCGCTGGTGTGCCTCGCAAGCCTGGCATGAGCCGTGATGACCTGGTTGAAATCAACCTGAAGGTCATGCAGCAGGTTGGTGCCGGTATTGGCAAATATGCACCAGATGCCTTTGTTATCTGCATCACCAACCCGCTCGACGCGATGGTTTGGGCTCTGCAGAAATTCTCTGGTCTGCCTGCCAACAAGGTTGTCGGCATGGCTGGCGTTCTGGACTCCGCTCGTTTTCGTTATTTCCTGGCAGACGAATTCGACGTATCCGTCAAGGACGTTACTGCATTCGTTCTGGGTGGTCATGGCGATACCATGGTTCCGCTCATCCGTTATTCCACGGTTGCTGGCATTCCTCTTCCAGACCTCATCAAAATGGGCTGGATCACCGAGAGCCGTCTGGAAGAAATCGTTCAGCGCACCCGCGATGGCGGCGCAGAAATCGTCAAGCTTCTGAAAACCGGTTCGGCTTTCTATGCTCCGGCAGCTTCTGCAATTGCAATGGCTGAATCCTACCTCAAAGACAAAAAGCGTGTCATGCCTTGCGCAGCTTTCCTCTCCGGTGAGTATGGCGTAGACGGCATGTATGTTGGTGTGCCGACCGTTATCGGTGCAGGCGGCATCGAGCGCATTGTCGAGATCGAAATGGACAAAGACGAAAAAGCACAGTTCGACCATTCTGTCGATTCCGTGAAGGGCCTCATCGAGGCTTGCATTCGTCTGGCTCCTGAGCTCGCTTGA
- the sucC gene encoding ADP-forming succinate--CoA ligase subunit beta: MNIHEYQAKALLKKYGAPVADGIAIFSAEEAAAAAEKLGGPLWVVKSQIHAGGRGKGKFKEETAGEKGGVRLAFSQEEVSTFAKQMLGATLVTKQTGAAGKQVNRLYIEDGADIDRELYLSLLVDRSCGRVSFVVSTEGGMDIETVAEETPEKIVTVAIDPNAGVTADNAIALCDALGLDCSARDDGMHLFPILYKAFVEKDMSLLEVNPLIVMENQRLRVLDAKVSFDGNALFRHPDVMELRDLTEEDEKEIEASKFDLAYVALDGNIGCMVNGAGLAMATMDIIKLYGAEPANFLDVGGGASVEKVTAAFKIITSDPNVKGILVNIFGGIMRCDVIAQGVLTAVQEVGLKVPLVVRLEGTRVEEGKKLIAESDLNVIPADDLNDAAQKIVAAVKGA; this comes from the coding sequence ATGAATATTCATGAGTATCAGGCGAAGGCGCTTCTCAAGAAATATGGAGCGCCTGTCGCCGACGGCATTGCTATATTTTCTGCTGAGGAAGCGGCTGCTGCCGCAGAAAAACTTGGTGGTCCGCTCTGGGTGGTCAAATCCCAGATCCATGCGGGTGGCCGAGGCAAAGGCAAATTCAAGGAAGAAACTGCTGGTGAAAAGGGCGGTGTCCGCCTGGCTTTCTCGCAAGAGGAAGTGAGCACTTTTGCCAAGCAGATGCTGGGGGCAACCCTGGTAACCAAGCAGACCGGCGCTGCCGGCAAGCAGGTCAACCGCCTCTATATTGAAGATGGCGCCGATATTGACCGCGAGCTTTATCTCTCCCTTCTGGTGGACCGCTCCTGCGGTCGGGTGTCTTTCGTGGTTTCCACCGAAGGCGGCATGGACATTGAAACCGTCGCCGAGGAAACCCCGGAGAAGATCGTCACGGTTGCCATCGACCCAAATGCGGGCGTCACGGCTGACAATGCGATTGCGCTTTGTGATGCGCTGGGGCTTGATTGCTCTGCGCGCGATGACGGCATGCATCTGTTCCCGATCCTCTACAAGGCCTTTGTCGAGAAGGACATGTCCCTGCTTGAGGTCAATCCGCTGATCGTCATGGAAAACCAGCGTCTGCGCGTGCTTGATGCGAAGGTTTCCTTTGATGGCAACGCCCTGTTCCGCCACCCGGACGTGATGGAACTGCGCGATCTGACGGAAGAGGACGAAAAGGAAATCGAAGCCTCCAAGTTCGATCTCGCCTATGTCGCTCTCGATGGCAACATCGGTTGCATGGTGAATGGTGCCGGCCTTGCCATGGCGACCATGGACATCATCAAGCTTTACGGTGCCGAGCCTGCCAACTTCCTTGACGTGGGTGGTGGCGCAAGCGTCGAGAAGGTCACGGCGGCGTTCAAGATCATTACCTCCGATCCGAATGTCAAAGGCATTCTGGTCAACATTTTCGGCGGCATCATGCGCTGCGACGTGATCGCGCAGGGCGTCTTGACGGCGGTTCAGGAAGTCGGGCTGAAAGTGCCCCTCGTTGTACGTTTGGAAGGTACGCGGGTTGAGGAAGGCAAGAAACTCATCGCTGAGAGTGATCTCAACGTGATTCCTGCTGACGATCTCAACGACGCCGCTCAGAAAATCGTGGCAGCAGTGAAGGGGGCCTAA
- the odhB gene encoding 2-oxoglutarate dehydrogenase complex dihydrolipoyllysine-residue succinyltransferase, with the protein MATEIKVPTLGESVTEATIGQWFKATGDAVQADEPLVELETDKVTIEVPAPVSGTLGDIVAAEGETVEVGALLAMLLEGDGAAAAPAPAPKKEAAKEPAPAPVAAPAAPTSMPPAPSAAKMMAEKKVDPASVAGSGVRGQVLKGDVINAIAAGATAPAGAQPAPVANRPASAPDDAAREERVRMTKLRQTIARRLKDAQNTAAMLTTFNDVDMSAVMEMRKQYKDLFEKKHGVRLGFMGFFAKAICKALEEIPAVNAEIDGTDIIYKHFVHLGVAVGSPRGLVVPVVRDADKMSLAEIEKAIAAFGLRARDGQLTIEEMQGGTFTVSNGGVYGSMMSTPILNAPQSGILGMHRIEDRPVVRNGQIVIRPMMYLALSYDHRIVDGKEAVTFLVRVKESLEDPQRLVMDI; encoded by the coding sequence ATGGCTACGGAAATCAAAGTCCCTACACTGGGCGAATCTGTGACCGAAGCGACCATCGGTCAGTGGTTCAAGGCGACCGGTGATGCGGTTCAGGCCGATGAGCCGCTCGTCGAGCTGGAAACCGACAAGGTGACCATCGAGGTGCCTGCTCCGGTCTCCGGTACTCTTGGCGATATTGTTGCCGCCGAAGGGGAAACGGTTGAAGTTGGCGCGCTTCTGGCCATGCTGCTGGAAGGTGATGGTGCCGCTGCGGCGCCTGCTCCGGCACCCAAGAAGGAAGCTGCCAAGGAACCGGCTCCGGCACCAGTTGCTGCTCCGGCGGCTCCGACCTCCATGCCTCCGGCTCCGAGCGCTGCCAAGATGATGGCCGAGAAGAAGGTTGATCCTGCTTCTGTTGCCGGATCCGGTGTGCGTGGTCAGGTCCTCAAGGGTGATGTGATCAATGCGATCGCTGCTGGCGCAACGGCTCCTGCCGGTGCTCAGCCTGCTCCGGTGGCCAACCGACCGGCCTCTGCGCCAGACGATGCAGCCCGTGAAGAGCGGGTCCGCATGACCAAGCTGCGCCAGACCATTGCACGTCGCCTGAAAGACGCGCAGAACACCGCTGCCATGCTGACCACGTTCAATGACGTGGACATGTCGGCCGTGATGGAAATGCGCAAGCAGTACAAGGATCTGTTCGAGAAGAAACATGGCGTCCGTCTGGGCTTCATGGGCTTCTTTGCCAAGGCGATCTGCAAGGCTCTGGAAGAGATCCCGGCCGTCAACGCCGAGATCGATGGCACCGACATTATCTACAAGCATTTCGTTCATCTGGGCGTCGCCGTCGGGTCTCCGCGCGGTCTGGTCGTTCCGGTTGTCCGCGATGCCGACAAGATGTCTCTGGCGGAAATCGAAAAGGCAATCGCAGCATTCGGCCTGCGCGCCCGTGACGGTCAGCTGACCATCGAGGAAATGCAGGGTGGCACCTTCACCGTTTCCAACGGCGGTGTCTATGGCTCCATGATGTCAACGCCGATCCTCAACGCACCGCAGTCCGGCATTCTGGGCATGCACCGCATTGAAGATCGTCCAGTGGTCCGCAACGGTCAGATCGTGATCCGTCCGATGATGTATCTGGCCCTGTCCTATGACCATCGCATCGTCGATGGCAAGGAAGCGGTGACCTTCCTGGTTCGCGTCAAGGAGAGCCTTGAGGATCCTCAACGCCTCGTCATGGATATCTGA